The window CGATGGTGATCTGGCTGGCGTTGCGGAGATCCTCGTTGGAGATCTGCATGGCTTCGAGGAAGACCTTGCCGGTTTCGAGGGAGACGCGGCCGAGGGTGGTGTCGCGAATGGCGCGGGGCTGCTCGTTGATCTCCTTAAGCATGAAGTGCTTGTAGCCGGCTTTTTCTGCTTGGATGGGGTCCCAGGTGATGCGCTGGACTTTGAGGGGGAGCGGGTTGGCGTCGAAGTCGGTTAGGGTCACGCCTTCTTTGGTGAGGATGGCGACTTCGCCGTCGGCAAGGAAGTGGATGTTGCGAGTGTGATGGAGGATGCCGGGGACGTCGGAGGCGAGGAAGAACTCGCCGTCGCCGATGCCGATGACGGCGGGCGGGCCCATGCGGGCGGCGACGAGCTTGTTGGGCTCGTGCGCGGAGAGGACACCGATGGCGAAGGCTCCGGTGATGCGCTTGACGGCGCGGCGAACGGCTTCTTCGAGGGAGATGGTGGGCTTGCTGCTGAGAGTGAGGACGGCTTCGGACTCGTTGGCCTCGGGTGCTTGCCGCACGGGCGCCGAGCCTTCGGCGTGGCTGTCCTTGCCGCTCCCGTTGGTCGCTGCTTTGGCAGCGACGTTCAGCTCGTCTTCGATGAGGTGGGCGATGATCTCGGTGTCGGTCTCGGAGACGAACTTGTGGCCCTTGGCGATGAGGGCGCTCTTGAGGGAGAGGTAGTTTTCGACGATGCCGTTGTGGACAACGACGAGGGTGCCACTTCCGTCGCGGTGGGGATGAGCGTTTTCTTCGGTCGGCCGGCCGTGGGTGGCCCAGCGGGTGTGGCCGATGCCGAAAGAGCCGTCGATGGGAGAGTCGGCGATGACGGTTTCGAGGTTGCGGAGCTTGCCTGGGGCGCGGCGGAGTTCGAGCCCGCCGGGGCCACCGGCTACGGCGATGCCGGCGGAGTCATAGCCGCGGTACTCCAGGCGGCGAAGACCTTCAATGATGACGGGGACGACAGATTGAGGGCCGATGTAACCAACAATTCCACACATGTGTTGAGTTTAGATGGGCAAGGGCTATTTTGCGCGAGTGGCCGCATAAGACTTTTGGGTGACGGTACCGGCATGGGACAGCGTTAGAGCTCGACGGGCTGTCTGGTGAAGATGCCATCGACCTGGAGAAGCCTGCCGGTGCTCGTATCGCGGAAGGATGGTTCGAGGTCCCAAAGGTCGAAGCCCCTTGCCTTCATAGCGGCAGACATCTGCGGAAGAAGCTGTTCGCCCTCATAGAGGGGAAGGAGGGACATCTCAAGCTGCACGGCAGATGTCTGAGTGAGCGTATGAGCGGCCCCGCTGAGAACCTGGGGCTCGTAGCCCTGGACGTCGAGCTTGAGGAAGATTTTGCAGGACTCAGCGTCCTCGGGGAGTACATCGTCGAGGCGACGCACAGGGACCATCTCTCTCTGGATGTACTGCGATTCCGGAGCGGCGGAGAGGTGGGAGTCCAACATGGGGAGGATGGAGCTGGAAAAAGAGTTGGCGGCGATGTTGATCTCGACTTCGCCGGAGACGGCACCGAGAGCCATGCGATCCGCGACGGTCCAGAACGGATCGGAGGCAGCAGCTTTGAGAAGCTCTCGATGCGCTGCGCTGGAGGGTTCAAACGAGAGGATGCTGCCCTGATAGCCGTGAGCGCGGCAGAGCGTCGCGAACTGTCCCGCGTTGGCACCCACGTCGATGAGGAGGTCGATT is drawn from Edaphobacter lichenicola and contains these coding sequences:
- a CDS encoding FkbM family methyltransferase, whose protein sequence is MTQSLSHSVRSAVEATGYQIRKTSVYSSQKLRYSKLFSLLGIDLLIDVGANAGQFATLCRAHGYQGSILSFEPSSAAHRELLKAAASDPFWTVADRMALGAVSGEVEINIAANSFSSSILPMLDSHLSAAPESQYIQREMVPVRRLDDVLPEDAESCKIFLKLDVQGYEPQVLSGAAHTLTQTSAVQLEMSLLPLYEGEQLLPQMSAAMKARGFDLWDLEPSFRDTSTGRLLQVDGIFTRQPVEL